The following proteins are co-located in the Anser cygnoides isolate HZ-2024a breed goose chromosome 32, Taihu_goose_T2T_genome, whole genome shotgun sequence genome:
- the IKZF4 gene encoding zinc finger protein Eos isoform X1, with protein sequence MDIEDCNGRSYISGSGDSSLEKEFSSAIVGPAVSTPNSQHSSPSRSLSANSIKVEMYSDEEASRLLSQDERMLEKEDSVIVEDSLSEPLGYCDGTGQEPHSPGGIRLPNGKLKCDICGMVCIGPNVLMVHKRSHTGERPFHCNQCGASFTQKGNLLRHIKLHSGEKPFKCPFCNYACRRRDALTGHLRTHSVSSPTVGKPYKCNYCGRSYKQQSTLEEHKERCHNYLQSLNTEPQSLASQQGDEMRDLEIVPDSLLHPSSDRPTFIDRLANSLTKRKRSTPQKFVGEKQMRFALSDLPFDVNTGFEKDVEMVSAHHPLDPSYGSSLSLMGGEHLRPLRLPPTNCISEVTPVISSVYTQVQPLPGRLEMPGSREAAEGHEDVADGVQVVYRGREPGVSPSNGCQDSTDTESNHEERTSQLAAGNCASSRQSPAYAKEDPKVPEGPPAARSTPSSAKDALRVVNEDGEQIRAFKCEHCRILFLDHVMFTIHMGCHGFRDPFECNICGYHSQDRYEFSSHIVRGEHKVG encoded by the exons ATGGATATAGAAGACTGTAATGGCCGATCCTACATATCTG GCAGCGGGGATTCCTCTCTGGAGAAGGAGTTCAGCTCGGCCATCGTGGGACCCGCGGTGAGCACGCCCAACAGCCAGCACTCCTCCCCGAGCCGCTCACTCAGTG cgAACTCGATCAAGGTGGAGATGTACAGCGATGAGGAAGCCAGCCGGCTGCTGTCGCAGGACGAGCGGATGCTGGAGAAGGAGGACAGCGTCATCGTGGAGGACTCGCTCTCGGAGCCCCTGGGCTACTGCGACGGGACGGGCCAGGAGCCGCACTCGCCTGGCGGCATCCGGCTGCCCAACGGCAAGCTGAAGTGCGACATCTGCGGCATGGTGTGCATCGGCCCCAACGTGCTGATGGTGCACAAGCGCAGCCACACCG GAGAACGGCCGTTCCACTGCAACCAGTGCGGAGCCTCCTTCACTCAGAAGGGAAACCTCCTGCGCCACATCAAGCTGCACTCCGGCGAGAAGCCCTTCAAATGTCCCTTCTGCAACTACGCCTGCCGCCGGCGCGACGCGCTCACCGGCCACCTGCGGACGCACTCCG TCTCCTCCCCCACCGTCGGCAAGCCCTACAAGTGCAACTACTGCGGCCGCAGCTACAAGCAGCAGAGCACGCTGGAGGAGCACAAGGAGCGGTGCCACAACTACCTGCAGAGTCTCAACACTGAACCGCAGTCGCTGGCCAGCCAGCAAG GTGACGAGATGCGAGACCTGGAGATAGTGCCGGACTCCCTGCTTCACCCCTCGTCCGATCGGCCGACGTTTATTGACCGGCTGGCGAACAGCCTCACCAAACGGAAACGATCGACACCTCAGAAATTCGTGG GGGAGAAGCAGATGCGATTCGCCCTCTCCGACCTCCCCTTTGACGTGAACACCGGCTTCGAGAAGGACGTGGAGATGGTCTCGGCCCACCACCCCCTGGACCCCTCCTACGGCAGCTCCCTGTCCCTGATGGGAGGCGAGCACCTGCGCCCGCTCCGGCTGCCCCCCACAAACTGCATCTCGGAGGTCACCCCCGTCATCAGCTCCGTCTACACCCAGGTCCAGCCCCTGCCGGGCCGCCTGGAGATGCCGGGGAGCCGGGAAGCCGCCGAGGGGCACGAGGACGTGGCGGACGGGGTGCAGGTGGTGTaccggggccgggagccgggcGTTTCGCCCAGCAACGGCTGCCAGGACTCCACGGACACGGAGAGCAACCACGAGGAGCGGACGTCGCAGCTGGCGGCGGGGAACTGCGCCAGCAGCCGCCAGAGCCCAGCCTACGCCAAAGAGGACCCCAAGGTGCCGGAGgggcccccggccgcccgctcCACGCCCAGCTCAGCCAAAGACGCCCTGCGCGTGGTCAACGAGGACGGGGAGCAGATCAGGGCCTTCAAGTGCGAGCACTGCCGCATCCTCTTCCTCGACCACGTCATGTTCACCATCCACATGGGCTGCCACGGCTTCAGAGACCCTTTCGAATGCAACATCTGTGGCTACCACAGCCAGGACCGGTACGAGTTCTCCTCCCACATAGTGCGGGGCGAGCATAAAGTCGGCtaa
- the IKZF4 gene encoding zinc finger protein Eos isoform X2 — MKLVFRLYLRASRRKIGLTAELSRSVPRCSWHTGGKWDVSLANSIKVEMYSDEEASRLLSQDERMLEKEDSVIVEDSLSEPLGYCDGTGQEPHSPGGIRLPNGKLKCDICGMVCIGPNVLMVHKRSHTGERPFHCNQCGASFTQKGNLLRHIKLHSGEKPFKCPFCNYACRRRDALTGHLRTHSVSSPTVGKPYKCNYCGRSYKQQSTLEEHKERCHNYLQSLNTEPQSLASQQGDEMRDLEIVPDSLLHPSSDRPTFIDRLANSLTKRKRSTPQKFVGEKQMRFALSDLPFDVNTGFEKDVEMVSAHHPLDPSYGSSLSLMGGEHLRPLRLPPTNCISEVTPVISSVYTQVQPLPGRLEMPGSREAAEGHEDVADGVQVVYRGREPGVSPSNGCQDSTDTESNHEERTSQLAAGNCASSRQSPAYAKEDPKVPEGPPAARSTPSSAKDALRVVNEDGEQIRAFKCEHCRILFLDHVMFTIHMGCHGFRDPFECNICGYHSQDRYEFSSHIVRGEHKVG, encoded by the exons atgaaACTGGTTTTTAGATTATATTTAAGAGCCTCCCGCCGTAAAATAGGTCTGACTGCCGAGCTGTCCCGGTCTGTCCCTCGTTGTTCCTGGCACACTGGTGGGAAATGGGATGTTTCTCTGG cgAACTCGATCAAGGTGGAGATGTACAGCGATGAGGAAGCCAGCCGGCTGCTGTCGCAGGACGAGCGGATGCTGGAGAAGGAGGACAGCGTCATCGTGGAGGACTCGCTCTCGGAGCCCCTGGGCTACTGCGACGGGACGGGCCAGGAGCCGCACTCGCCTGGCGGCATCCGGCTGCCCAACGGCAAGCTGAAGTGCGACATCTGCGGCATGGTGTGCATCGGCCCCAACGTGCTGATGGTGCACAAGCGCAGCCACACCG GAGAACGGCCGTTCCACTGCAACCAGTGCGGAGCCTCCTTCACTCAGAAGGGAAACCTCCTGCGCCACATCAAGCTGCACTCCGGCGAGAAGCCCTTCAAATGTCCCTTCTGCAACTACGCCTGCCGCCGGCGCGACGCGCTCACCGGCCACCTGCGGACGCACTCCG TCTCCTCCCCCACCGTCGGCAAGCCCTACAAGTGCAACTACTGCGGCCGCAGCTACAAGCAGCAGAGCACGCTGGAGGAGCACAAGGAGCGGTGCCACAACTACCTGCAGAGTCTCAACACTGAACCGCAGTCGCTGGCCAGCCAGCAAG GTGACGAGATGCGAGACCTGGAGATAGTGCCGGACTCCCTGCTTCACCCCTCGTCCGATCGGCCGACGTTTATTGACCGGCTGGCGAACAGCCTCACCAAACGGAAACGATCGACACCTCAGAAATTCGTGG GGGAGAAGCAGATGCGATTCGCCCTCTCCGACCTCCCCTTTGACGTGAACACCGGCTTCGAGAAGGACGTGGAGATGGTCTCGGCCCACCACCCCCTGGACCCCTCCTACGGCAGCTCCCTGTCCCTGATGGGAGGCGAGCACCTGCGCCCGCTCCGGCTGCCCCCCACAAACTGCATCTCGGAGGTCACCCCCGTCATCAGCTCCGTCTACACCCAGGTCCAGCCCCTGCCGGGCCGCCTGGAGATGCCGGGGAGCCGGGAAGCCGCCGAGGGGCACGAGGACGTGGCGGACGGGGTGCAGGTGGTGTaccggggccgggagccgggcGTTTCGCCCAGCAACGGCTGCCAGGACTCCACGGACACGGAGAGCAACCACGAGGAGCGGACGTCGCAGCTGGCGGCGGGGAACTGCGCCAGCAGCCGCCAGAGCCCAGCCTACGCCAAAGAGGACCCCAAGGTGCCGGAGgggcccccggccgcccgctcCACGCCCAGCTCAGCCAAAGACGCCCTGCGCGTGGTCAACGAGGACGGGGAGCAGATCAGGGCCTTCAAGTGCGAGCACTGCCGCATCCTCTTCCTCGACCACGTCATGTTCACCATCCACATGGGCTGCCACGGCTTCAGAGACCCTTTCGAATGCAACATCTGTGGCTACCACAGCCAGGACCGGTACGAGTTCTCCTCCCACATAGTGCGGGGCGAGCATAAAGTCGGCtaa
- the SUOX gene encoding sulfite oxidase, mitochondrial isoform X1 produces the protein MLLLRAVTGRRLPLPLPRRGCSRTGAARFAAGSPGPGGSGRAAPVLAALLGLGAVLAYGDRRRRTAQAAQAPRYPRYTREEVGRHRSPQDRVWVTHGTEVFDVTDFVELHPGGADKILLAAGGALEPFWALYAVHSQPHVLELLREYKVGELSPEEAPPAAAAAGDPFAGDPPRHPGLRVNSQKPFNAEPPAELLAERFLTPNELFFTRNHLPVPAVDPGSYRLRVEGPGGRALSLSLPELRSRFPKHEVTATLQCAGNRRAEMSQVRPVKGLPWDIGAISTARWGGARLRDVLLHAGFEEEREGEWHVCFEGLDADAGGAPYGASIPYGRAVSPAADVLLAYEMNGEELPRDHGFPVRVVVPGVVGARSVKWLRRVAVSPAESPSHWQQNDYKGFSPCVDWDTVDYKTAPAIQELPVQSAITHPRPGAAVPAGELTVKGYAWSGGGRPVVRVDVSLDGGRTWRVARLSGERPPPGRAWAWVLWELQAPVAAGAELEIVCKAVDGSYNVQPDSVAPIWNLRGVLSNAWHRVRVSVRD, from the exons ATGCTGCTGCTCCGCGCAGTCACCGGGCGCAG GCTCCCGCTGCCGCTGCCCCGCCGCGGCTGTTCCCGGACGGGCGCCGCCCGCTTCGCCGCCGGCAGCCCGggcccggggggcagcgggagggcGGCCCCGGTGCTGGCGGCGCTGCTGGGGCTCGGCGCCGTCCTGGCCTACGGAGACCGGAGGCGGCGG ACCGCCCAGGCCGCCCAGGCCCCCCGGTACCCCCGGTACACGCGGGAGGAGGTGGGGCGGCACCGCTCGCCGCAGGACCGCGTCTGGGTGACCCACGGCACCGAGGTCTTCGACGTCACCGACTTCGTGGAGCTGCACCCGGGGGGCGCCGACAAGATCCTGCtggcggccggcggggcgctGGAGCCCTTCTGGGCCCTCTACGCCGTCCACAGCCAGCCCCACGTCCTGGAGCTGCTGCGCGAGTACAAGGTGGGCGAGCTCAGCCCCGAGGAggcgccgccggccgccgccgccgccggcgaCCCCTTcgccggggaccccccccggcaccccgggCTGCGCGTCAACAGCCAGAAGCCCTTCAACGCGGAGCCGCCGGCGGAGCTGCTGGCCGAGCGCTTCCTGACGCCCAACGAGCTCTTCTTCACCCGCAACCACCTGCCGGTGCCGGCGGTGGACCCGGGCTCCTACCGGCTGCGGGTGGAGGGCCCGGGGGGCCGGGCGCTGTCGCTGTCGCTGCCGGAGCTGCGCAGCCGCTTCCCCAAGCACGAGGTGACGGCCACGCTGCAGTGCGCCGGCAACCGCCGGGCCGAGATGAGCCAGGTCCGCCCCGTCAAGGGGCTGCCGTGGGACATCGGGGCCATCAGCACGGCCCGCTGGGGCGGCGCGCGGCTGCGCGACGTCCTGCTGCACGCCGGCTTCGAGGAGGAGCGGGAGGGCGAGTGGCACGTCTGCTTCGAGGGGCTGGACGCCGATGCCGGGGGGGCCCCCTACGGCGCCTCCATCCCCTACGGCCGCGCCGTCAGCCCGGCCGCCGACGTGCTGCTGGCCTACGAGATGAACGGCGAGGAGCTGCCCCGCGACCACGGCTTCCCCGTGCGCGTGGTGGTGCCCGGCGTGGTGGGCGCCCGCAGCGTCAAGTGGCTGCGGCGGGTGGCCGTCAGCCCGGCCGAGAGCCCCAGCCACTGGCAGCAGAACGACTACAAGGGCTTCTCCCCCTGCGTGGACTGGGACACGGTGGACTACAAGACGGCGCCCGCCATCCAGGAGCTGCCGGTGCAGTCGGCCATCACCCACCCGCGCCCCggggcggcggtgccggcggGGGAGCTGACGGTGAAGGGCTACGCCtggagcggcggcgggcgccCGGTGGTGCGGGTGGACGTCTCGCTGGACGGCGGGCGCACGTGGCGGGTGGCGCGGCTGTCGGGCGAGCGGCCCCCGCCGGGGCGCGCCTGGGCCTGGgtgctgtgggagctgcaggcgcCGGTGGCGGCGGGCGCGGAGCTGGAGATCGTCTGCAAGGCGGTGGACGGCAGCTACAACGTGCAGCCCGACAGCGTGGCGCCCATCTGGAACCTGCGCGGGGTGCTCAGCAACGCCTGGCACCGCGTCCGGGTCTCCGTCCGCGACTGa
- the SUOX gene encoding sulfite oxidase, mitochondrial isoform X2, whose amino-acid sequence MSRRDAAAPRSHRAQTAQAAQAPRYPRYTREEVGRHRSPQDRVWVTHGTEVFDVTDFVELHPGGADKILLAAGGALEPFWALYAVHSQPHVLELLREYKVGELSPEEAPPAAAAAGDPFAGDPPRHPGLRVNSQKPFNAEPPAELLAERFLTPNELFFTRNHLPVPAVDPGSYRLRVEGPGGRALSLSLPELRSRFPKHEVTATLQCAGNRRAEMSQVRPVKGLPWDIGAISTARWGGARLRDVLLHAGFEEEREGEWHVCFEGLDADAGGAPYGASIPYGRAVSPAADVLLAYEMNGEELPRDHGFPVRVVVPGVVGARSVKWLRRVAVSPAESPSHWQQNDYKGFSPCVDWDTVDYKTAPAIQELPVQSAITHPRPGAAVPAGELTVKGYAWSGGGRPVVRVDVSLDGGRTWRVARLSGERPPPGRAWAWVLWELQAPVAAGAELEIVCKAVDGSYNVQPDSVAPIWNLRGVLSNAWHRVRVSVRD is encoded by the exons AT GTCCCGCCGCGATGCTGCTGCTCCGCGCAGTCACCGGGCGCAG ACCGCCCAGGCCGCCCAGGCCCCCCGGTACCCCCGGTACACGCGGGAGGAGGTGGGGCGGCACCGCTCGCCGCAGGACCGCGTCTGGGTGACCCACGGCACCGAGGTCTTCGACGTCACCGACTTCGTGGAGCTGCACCCGGGGGGCGCCGACAAGATCCTGCtggcggccggcggggcgctGGAGCCCTTCTGGGCCCTCTACGCCGTCCACAGCCAGCCCCACGTCCTGGAGCTGCTGCGCGAGTACAAGGTGGGCGAGCTCAGCCCCGAGGAggcgccgccggccgccgccgccgccggcgaCCCCTTcgccggggaccccccccggcaccccgggCTGCGCGTCAACAGCCAGAAGCCCTTCAACGCGGAGCCGCCGGCGGAGCTGCTGGCCGAGCGCTTCCTGACGCCCAACGAGCTCTTCTTCACCCGCAACCACCTGCCGGTGCCGGCGGTGGACCCGGGCTCCTACCGGCTGCGGGTGGAGGGCCCGGGGGGCCGGGCGCTGTCGCTGTCGCTGCCGGAGCTGCGCAGCCGCTTCCCCAAGCACGAGGTGACGGCCACGCTGCAGTGCGCCGGCAACCGCCGGGCCGAGATGAGCCAGGTCCGCCCCGTCAAGGGGCTGCCGTGGGACATCGGGGCCATCAGCACGGCCCGCTGGGGCGGCGCGCGGCTGCGCGACGTCCTGCTGCACGCCGGCTTCGAGGAGGAGCGGGAGGGCGAGTGGCACGTCTGCTTCGAGGGGCTGGACGCCGATGCCGGGGGGGCCCCCTACGGCGCCTCCATCCCCTACGGCCGCGCCGTCAGCCCGGCCGCCGACGTGCTGCTGGCCTACGAGATGAACGGCGAGGAGCTGCCCCGCGACCACGGCTTCCCCGTGCGCGTGGTGGTGCCCGGCGTGGTGGGCGCCCGCAGCGTCAAGTGGCTGCGGCGGGTGGCCGTCAGCCCGGCCGAGAGCCCCAGCCACTGGCAGCAGAACGACTACAAGGGCTTCTCCCCCTGCGTGGACTGGGACACGGTGGACTACAAGACGGCGCCCGCCATCCAGGAGCTGCCGGTGCAGTCGGCCATCACCCACCCGCGCCCCggggcggcggtgccggcggGGGAGCTGACGGTGAAGGGCTACGCCtggagcggcggcgggcgccCGGTGGTGCGGGTGGACGTCTCGCTGGACGGCGGGCGCACGTGGCGGGTGGCGCGGCTGTCGGGCGAGCGGCCCCCGCCGGGGCGCGCCTGGGCCTGGgtgctgtgggagctgcaggcgcCGGTGGCGGCGGGCGCGGAGCTGGAGATCGTCTGCAAGGCGGTGGACGGCAGCTACAACGTGCAGCCCGACAGCGTGGCGCCCATCTGGAACCTGCGCGGGGTGCTCAGCAACGCCTGGCACCGCGTCCGGGTCTCCGTCCGCGACTGa
- the RAB5B gene encoding ras-related protein Rab-5B, translating into MTSRGAARPNGQAQASKICQFKLVLLGESAVGKSSLVLRFVKGQFHEYQESTIGAAFLTQSVCLDDTTVKFEIWDTAGQERYHSLAPMYYRGAQAAIVVYDITNQETFARAKTWVKELQRQASPSIVIALAGNKADLASKRMVEYEEAQAYADDNSLLFMETSAKTAMNVNDLFLAIAKKLPKSEPQSTSGAAGRSRGVDLHEQSQQNKSQCCSN; encoded by the exons ATGaccagcagaggagctgccaggCCGAATGGGCAGGCCCAAGCTAGCAAAATCTGTCAGTTcaagctggtgctgctgggtgagTCGGCGGTGGGGAAATCCAGCCTGGTGCTGCGCTTCGTCAAGGGGCAGTTCCACGAGTACCAGGAGAGCACCATCGGGG CGGCGTTCCTCACACAGTCCGTCTGCCTGGACGACACAACGGTGAAGTTTGAGATCTGGGACACGGCCGGGCAGGAGAGGTACCACAGCCTGGCCCCCATGTACTACCGGGGCGCGCAGGCGGCCATCGTGGTCTACGATATCACCAACCAG GAAACGTTTGCGCGGGCGAAGACATGggtgaaggagctgcagagacaaGCCAGCCCCAGCATCGTCATCGCCCTGGCCGGCAACAAGGCCGATCTGGCCAGCAAGCGCATGGTGGAGTACGAA GAGGCGCAGGCCTACGCAGACGACAACAGCCTGCTGTTCATGGAGACGTCGGCCAAGACAGCGATGAACGTGAACGATCTCTTCCTGGCCATCG ccaagAAGCTGCCAAAGAGCGAGCCCCAGAGCACGagcggcgcggcggggaggAGCAGAGGCGTGGACCTTCACGAGCAGAGCCAGCAGAACAAGAGCCAGTGCTGTAGCAACTGA
- the CDK2 gene encoding cyclin-dependent kinase 2, translating into MENFQKVEKIGEGTYGVVYKARNKVTGEVVALKKIRLDTETEGVPSTAIREISLLKELKHPNIVKLLDVIHTENKLYLVFEFLHQDLKKFMDDSSLGIALPLIKSYLFQLLQGLAFCHAHRVLHRDLKPQNLLINADGAIKLADFGLARAFGVPLRTYTHEVVTLWYRPPEILLGCKYYSTAVDIWSLGCIFAEMVMRRALFPGDSEIDQLFRIFRTLGTPDEAAWPGVTALPDYKPTFPRWARQDLGKLVPPLDEDGHKLLAQMLHYDPNKRISAKAALRHPFFHDVTKVVPNLRL; encoded by the exons atGGAGAACTTCCAGAAGGTGGAGAAGATCGGGGAGGGCACCTACGGCGTCGTCTACAAGGCCCGGAACAAGGTCACGGGGGAGGTGGTGGCGCTCAAAAAGATCCGCCTGGACAC GGAGACCGAGGGCGTCCCCAGCACGGCCATCCGGGAGATCTCGCTGCTGAAGGAGCTCAAGCACCCCAACATCGTCAa gctgctggACGTGATCCACACGGAGAACAAGCTGTACCTGGTCTTCGAGTTCCTGCACCAGGACCTGAAGAAGTTCATGGACGACTCCTCCCTCGGCATCGCCCTGCCCCTCATCAAG aGCTACctgttccagctgctgcagggcctggcCTTCTGCCACGCGCACCGCGTGCTGCACCGCGACCTCAAGCCCCAGAACCTGCTCATCAACGCCGACGGCGCCATCAAGCTGGCCGACTTCGGGCTGGCCCGCGCCTTCGGGGTGCCCCTGCGCACCTACACGCACGAG GTGGTGACGCTCTGGTACCGGCCGCCCGAAATCCTGCTGGGCTGCAAGTATTACTCGACCGCTGTGGACATCTggagcctgggctgcatctTCGCCGAGATG GTGATGCGGCGCGCGCTGTTCCCGGGGGACTCGGAGATCGACCAGCTCTTCCGCATCTTCCGCACGCTGGGCACGCCGGACGAGGCCGCCTGGCCCGGCGTCACCGCGCTGCCCGACTACAAGCCCACCTTCCCCCGCTGGGCGCGCCAGGATTTGGGCAAGCTGGTGCCGCCGCTGGACGAGGACGGCCACAAGCTGCTGGCG CAAATGCTGCACTACGACCCCAACAAGCGCATCTCGGCCAAGGCGGCGCTGCGCCACCCCTTCTTCCACGACGTCACCAAGGTGGTCCCCAACCTGCGCCtgtga
- the IKZF4 gene encoding zinc finger protein Eos isoform X4 has protein sequence MYSDEEASRLLSQDERMLEKEDSVIVEDSLSEPLGYCDGTGQEPHSPGGIRLPNGKLKCDICGMVCIGPNVLMVHKRSHTGERPFHCNQCGASFTQKGNLLRHIKLHSGEKPFKCPFCNYACRRRDALTGHLRTHSVSSPTVGKPYKCNYCGRSYKQQSTLEEHKERCHNYLQSLNTEPQSLASQQGDEMRDLEIVPDSLLHPSSDRPTFIDRLANSLTKRKRSTPQKFVGEKQMRFALSDLPFDVNTGFEKDVEMVSAHHPLDPSYGSSLSLMGGEHLRPLRLPPTNCISEVTPVISSVYTQVQPLPGRLEMPGSREAAEGHEDVADGVQVVYRGREPGVSPSNGCQDSTDTESNHEERTSQLAAGNCASSRQSPAYAKEDPKVPEGPPAARSTPSSAKDALRVVNEDGEQIRAFKCEHCRILFLDHVMFTIHMGCHGFRDPFECNICGYHSQDRYEFSSHIVRGEHKVG, from the exons ATGTACAGCGATGAGGAAGCCAGCCGGCTGCTGTCGCAGGACGAGCGGATGCTGGAGAAGGAGGACAGCGTCATCGTGGAGGACTCGCTCTCGGAGCCCCTGGGCTACTGCGACGGGACGGGCCAGGAGCCGCACTCGCCTGGCGGCATCCGGCTGCCCAACGGCAAGCTGAAGTGCGACATCTGCGGCATGGTGTGCATCGGCCCCAACGTGCTGATGGTGCACAAGCGCAGCCACACCG GAGAACGGCCGTTCCACTGCAACCAGTGCGGAGCCTCCTTCACTCAGAAGGGAAACCTCCTGCGCCACATCAAGCTGCACTCCGGCGAGAAGCCCTTCAAATGTCCCTTCTGCAACTACGCCTGCCGCCGGCGCGACGCGCTCACCGGCCACCTGCGGACGCACTCCG TCTCCTCCCCCACCGTCGGCAAGCCCTACAAGTGCAACTACTGCGGCCGCAGCTACAAGCAGCAGAGCACGCTGGAGGAGCACAAGGAGCGGTGCCACAACTACCTGCAGAGTCTCAACACTGAACCGCAGTCGCTGGCCAGCCAGCAAG GTGACGAGATGCGAGACCTGGAGATAGTGCCGGACTCCCTGCTTCACCCCTCGTCCGATCGGCCGACGTTTATTGACCGGCTGGCGAACAGCCTCACCAAACGGAAACGATCGACACCTCAGAAATTCGTGG GGGAGAAGCAGATGCGATTCGCCCTCTCCGACCTCCCCTTTGACGTGAACACCGGCTTCGAGAAGGACGTGGAGATGGTCTCGGCCCACCACCCCCTGGACCCCTCCTACGGCAGCTCCCTGTCCCTGATGGGAGGCGAGCACCTGCGCCCGCTCCGGCTGCCCCCCACAAACTGCATCTCGGAGGTCACCCCCGTCATCAGCTCCGTCTACACCCAGGTCCAGCCCCTGCCGGGCCGCCTGGAGATGCCGGGGAGCCGGGAAGCCGCCGAGGGGCACGAGGACGTGGCGGACGGGGTGCAGGTGGTGTaccggggccgggagccgggcGTTTCGCCCAGCAACGGCTGCCAGGACTCCACGGACACGGAGAGCAACCACGAGGAGCGGACGTCGCAGCTGGCGGCGGGGAACTGCGCCAGCAGCCGCCAGAGCCCAGCCTACGCCAAAGAGGACCCCAAGGTGCCGGAGgggcccccggccgcccgctcCACGCCCAGCTCAGCCAAAGACGCCCTGCGCGTGGTCAACGAGGACGGGGAGCAGATCAGGGCCTTCAAGTGCGAGCACTGCCGCATCCTCTTCCTCGACCACGTCATGTTCACCATCCACATGGGCTGCCACGGCTTCAGAGACCCTTTCGAATGCAACATCTGTGGCTACCACAGCCAGGACCGGTACGAGTTCTCCTCCCACATAGTGCGGGGCGAGCATAAAGTCGGCtaa
- the IKZF4 gene encoding zinc finger protein Eos isoform X3, which yields MDIEDCNGRSYISGSGDSSLEKEFSSAIVGPAVSTPNSQHSSPSRSLSANSIKVEMYSDEEASRLLSQDERMLEKEDSVIVEDSLSEPLGYCDGTGQEPHSPGGIRLPNGKLKCDICGMVCIGPNVLMVHKRSHTGERPFHCNQCGASFTQKGNLLRHIKLHSGEKPFKCPFCNYACRRRDALTGHLRTHSVSSPTVGKPYKCNYCGRSYKQQSTLEEHKERCHNYLQSLNTEPQSLASQQGEKQMRFALSDLPFDVNTGFEKDVEMVSAHHPLDPSYGSSLSLMGGEHLRPLRLPPTNCISEVTPVISSVYTQVQPLPGRLEMPGSREAAEGHEDVADGVQVVYRGREPGVSPSNGCQDSTDTESNHEERTSQLAAGNCASSRQSPAYAKEDPKVPEGPPAARSTPSSAKDALRVVNEDGEQIRAFKCEHCRILFLDHVMFTIHMGCHGFRDPFECNICGYHSQDRYEFSSHIVRGEHKVG from the exons ATGGATATAGAAGACTGTAATGGCCGATCCTACATATCTG GCAGCGGGGATTCCTCTCTGGAGAAGGAGTTCAGCTCGGCCATCGTGGGACCCGCGGTGAGCACGCCCAACAGCCAGCACTCCTCCCCGAGCCGCTCACTCAGTG cgAACTCGATCAAGGTGGAGATGTACAGCGATGAGGAAGCCAGCCGGCTGCTGTCGCAGGACGAGCGGATGCTGGAGAAGGAGGACAGCGTCATCGTGGAGGACTCGCTCTCGGAGCCCCTGGGCTACTGCGACGGGACGGGCCAGGAGCCGCACTCGCCTGGCGGCATCCGGCTGCCCAACGGCAAGCTGAAGTGCGACATCTGCGGCATGGTGTGCATCGGCCCCAACGTGCTGATGGTGCACAAGCGCAGCCACACCG GAGAACGGCCGTTCCACTGCAACCAGTGCGGAGCCTCCTTCACTCAGAAGGGAAACCTCCTGCGCCACATCAAGCTGCACTCCGGCGAGAAGCCCTTCAAATGTCCCTTCTGCAACTACGCCTGCCGCCGGCGCGACGCGCTCACCGGCCACCTGCGGACGCACTCCG TCTCCTCCCCCACCGTCGGCAAGCCCTACAAGTGCAACTACTGCGGCCGCAGCTACAAGCAGCAGAGCACGCTGGAGGAGCACAAGGAGCGGTGCCACAACTACCTGCAGAGTCTCAACACTGAACCGCAGTCGCTGGCCAGCCAGCAAG GGGAGAAGCAGATGCGATTCGCCCTCTCCGACCTCCCCTTTGACGTGAACACCGGCTTCGAGAAGGACGTGGAGATGGTCTCGGCCCACCACCCCCTGGACCCCTCCTACGGCAGCTCCCTGTCCCTGATGGGAGGCGAGCACCTGCGCCCGCTCCGGCTGCCCCCCACAAACTGCATCTCGGAGGTCACCCCCGTCATCAGCTCCGTCTACACCCAGGTCCAGCCCCTGCCGGGCCGCCTGGAGATGCCGGGGAGCCGGGAAGCCGCCGAGGGGCACGAGGACGTGGCGGACGGGGTGCAGGTGGTGTaccggggccgggagccgggcGTTTCGCCCAGCAACGGCTGCCAGGACTCCACGGACACGGAGAGCAACCACGAGGAGCGGACGTCGCAGCTGGCGGCGGGGAACTGCGCCAGCAGCCGCCAGAGCCCAGCCTACGCCAAAGAGGACCCCAAGGTGCCGGAGgggcccccggccgcccgctcCACGCCCAGCTCAGCCAAAGACGCCCTGCGCGTGGTCAACGAGGACGGGGAGCAGATCAGGGCCTTCAAGTGCGAGCACTGCCGCATCCTCTTCCTCGACCACGTCATGTTCACCATCCACATGGGCTGCCACGGCTTCAGAGACCCTTTCGAATGCAACATCTGTGGCTACCACAGCCAGGACCGGTACGAGTTCTCCTCCCACATAGTGCGGGGCGAGCATAAAGTCGGCtaa